Sequence from the Fundulus heteroclitus isolate FHET01 chromosome 7, MU-UCD_Fhet_4.1, whole genome shotgun sequence genome:
TTATATCTGGAAATATAATCTGGTCTTACGTCTTTCTTCTgagaccttcctcttcttctcataaacttgtaaaagAGTTTGCTTTTTGCGACTCTAAGCAATATTCAATATAcacagtgagagcagtggagctacaatgaatggctaacactgaagctaactggatacataaacactagacgGGTGCATGCACAGCCAGTATGAGAAAACTGGAAagatgattggcatgtgggaaaaCCAATAAATAAAGGTGATCCCCCTGGAACTCCAAGCTGAAAAAAGATCATCTTATATACCTTTAAATCAGATGAACACTTGCTGTTTTAGTGGCTTTTAATGGGTTTACAGAATTGGTTATTTTTCACTGAATCCCAGAATAATAAGGTTGagaatatttaaagaaatttaGGAAGCTTTTTTAAGTTCATATGTTACATTTCTTTGGTAAAAGATAGATTTACCTTTTAAATTAGATAATTTGGGTTAAACATTTATGATATCCTTCCCACAAGCCTCAAAGCAGTTTGCTCGGTGTTACTTTTAGAGTAACGGTTTCTCCCTCTCTGATTGGCCTTTCAGTCCATGTCAGCAGAGGACCTGTTTCCCTGGGGATAATGATGCTCTCTACCCAACATCAGCCACCAACTTCACAAGGTCTTTTGTGTTTACTCTGGGCTGGAttttcattaaaacatgttaatttCTAGTACACAGAAACTTGTTTCCTGcctgaattgtatgattgttaaacaTTCACACAGTGTTTAGAATTGTATATACGGTTAAGCCCAAAATGATTAGTACACAtagcagatttagattttaagtaaaattacaaaaaatgttttgcctgTTTCTTCTGACTGTCGCCACAACCAGAGACAACGGGAGAGGTTGTCTCTGGTTGTCTCTgtatagttccttagcttctttttatcttaagtttgcttagtagttttagttaagtttcacttgcctagtagagaggatttgttgattgaaatatagtgttaattcagataaacagcattctatagggatgttctctggatgttaattttatttctgttaatacattcctgaacttgaagagaagttgccacttctcttcaagttatttattaaacattaaatagctTAAACCGTCTGTAATAGCACAGCAATtggcgtccctgggtgggcgTTTGTAAACGCAGCTTGCACTGCACTTATATGAAAATTATCACCTGTGAGGTTTTTAGActtttgacaccaaaatttTCTCACCTAGTAATAACTGTAACTTCCAGTCCAGAGGAGTTCAATGCCCAAATATCTAACCTAAGATCCTCTGCATATTTGTCTAATAAGACATTGTAAGAGCTTGTTTTGTGTTGTGTAGAACAGATTTGTTTCCAGATTTAACTCCTACTTAATGTGAGGTGCCAACCTGCTTGTGTGGAATTGGGGGTGCTCATTAAGCTAAATAGCTAATTTCCCTTTAAAGAAAGGTGGGAAGCATAAGCTTAAATCACTAGTAATTCCTAAAGAGACGTCAAGTAGGCGCTACAGATGTAGTAATTCCTAAAGGTTTAGCATCTTAACACTGAAAGAATAGTGTTGTCATATGCTGCATGTTGAACAGTAAACTTGTGCACTTGTttctacacacacaaataagtatttgcaaaatgcacatttaaacatacaTGCATAGCTAAGCATGCATAGACTAGGTTCTATgttattttgaaagtttttttcataacttgtgttgttgttttctgttagcAAGATGGACCCAGAACGTCTCATATCTGAAGCTACACCTGTGTTTGACTTTGCAGACATAGAGAGACAGAAGGCTGTCGTTGCCGGTCTCATCAGCTTATCTGAAGATAAGTGGGagtaatttaaatagttttaaccTTGCTTCATGTGATGAAAAGATTAAGGAACTAATTAATTTCATTGAGAATCTGACTAAACGGACTCAAATTCAAGAGGTTGTGGGACAGCTTACATTGTTATATCAGCATAAGTCAAAACTAGAAGATGAAATATATTCTCAGTTGCAGGCAGACTATCCAAGGACCCTGCACAGAGAGAGTGCTGCCAAATTTGAGCTCTCAAAGGCCaaggtgaggatggaggaagctgAAGCTGAGACCAAGGAGCTCAAAATTCCTGATGTCAGCGAGCCTGCATCTCACCAGAGAAGTGAGTTCTCCACCCTTCAGATAAAATCCTCACATGATCAACCCCAGCAGGTTTACTCTCTCTTTCTAACACAGCACCTAGAACAGAGCCAGTCTTGCCAAAATTTAGAACAGAGCATCTCAATTTTGAGTTTACAGAAAGTACTTCCACAGACTCCATGGGAGATGCTGGACTGTCAACAGTGGAGCCTTGCACCACCCTGCTGCAGTGGACAGTCCTAAAGAGTACCAGGTAAATAACTCTGCATACACAGCTGGTTCAGATTGGAGGGATGAGCGGCCATCACACCTGACACACATCACCACCTGTCATGACTCTGTGTCGGCCCTAAGGGCCAGGAGAGTCACTAAGGTGGTCCATACCAACCTAACTCACCACCACATATCAGAGTTTACACCTTGGAAAACTCTCACTTAGATCAGGAGTATTCTTCCTTACATCAAAGACCTCCATCACTTCATGAACATAACCAGCTTGATTTCCCAGGTGGTCCATCTCCACCTCATAATTATGCTATCCGTATTCGCCAACTTGAGTCCCTTACTCGGAACATAGAACATTTTGACCCAGATAATCAGGATTCAAACATTCATGATTATCTACAAGAAGTCGGATGTTGTCTTTTTAAACTACCCTTTCCCTCATCTTGTGAGAAACTAAAACTTATTGGGAAAACAACAGCTAAGAACGTTCATGTTTacattaaagctctttcttCCGGGATTCATGacagttattcagctctttgcaaagctttaagagaagaaaatCGTGAATAGGGATCAAGTTTCTATAACCCTTAACACAaaagcctatatatatatatagaaaaaccAAGCAAGGTACCTCGCTGGGTTGCTTCTGTGTACTTATGCCTCCTGCCACTTTGTTCGGTTTCCTACTTCTCATTATTTATTCAATGCCCGATGTTTCATGTCCTAAGTTTATTTGTTAGTTTGCCTCTTCTCTTTGTTAAACCTCTACTTTCAAGGTCCTGTCTGCTATTTGGTCCTTCTTTGGCTCTGCAGCACtttaattgtcttgttactgaaaagtgctacatagataaacttgccttgccttgctttcTTCAAAACTCACACTGCAGAACAAATGATAGAAAAAGCAGCCACTAAAATAAACAGGGTCAGTACGATGCTTTCACTGTAGTCACGGAAAGTTTTGCTGAGCTCCACTTCCCTATTGGCTTACCACCAAATTCTCCaacattttctgctgcttcttcagCACCCTCCTTTGGCAATTGTCATCATACTCATCTTCCTCATTGCCATCTACATCCTTTGATCCATTATCCTCATCTTCACCACCtttagcaccatccaaagtCCTGTCCCGAATTTCAGTCTCAAGAGTCCCGGTCTCCCCAGTTTAAGCGCTGTAAGTCTCCTGACATCCTGTGCCAACGAACTACAAAATCCTGAGCTGCCGGCCTCATGACATCCTTTACTGCCAGCTCCTGACACTTTGTACCGCCAACATCCAAGGTTCCTCCTGCAACCCTTAATTGGAATCATCCTCATGGACTCTGGGTCTCATGCCCCCTTCTAGGATCCTTTTCAATCCACTCagggatgttttttgttttgttttttgtttgcataGACTCCAAGGGCATGAAAGCAATATCTAATCCATGAAACATGGTATGGGCAGCACAATGCTGTGGGGGGATTGttttcctcagcagggacaAGGAAGCTAGTCAGAGGTGATgaggaagatggatgaagctaagCGCAGGAAGAAAACTTGTTAGAAACTGCAAAAGACTGGAGcacaggttcaccttccagcaggacaatgactaAACCTGCACCAGAGCTACAGTGaaagtttttacatttataaagtCTCAAATATGTTTTGGTCGTAACATTCAAAGAATGGGGAAAGTTCAAGACATGAATATTTGTTGCAAATCATCAGTGGAATATTTCACATTCTTTACTTGATTATTTGAACTATTTTGGACAACTCCAAGAAATAAATCTTATTATcaaaaaatggagagaaaaagcAGAATAGGATTAAAACATACAAAAGGCAATGTGAGTTAATAAATGAAGTTTGATTTAGGTTAACCAAACCCTCACAGATAATAGTAATAATCAGGTATGTgtaatttaaacagaaaagtaGTTTGTTGTTAAGCCACTAAGGTTAGTGAATAATcagctgttttttgttgttgctctaATTAGTTCATTATGTTTGTAGAAACcaaggctgcatgctgagctgTCAGTCAGACTGGTTATTAATAGCTGAAGCAAAAGGAGGAGAGTCAGAGCAGAGGGCACAGCGAGCCTCTCAGCTCTATCGTGTTGTAACATTTTCCAGGATAAACTCTGAACCTCTTTGATTATGGATAATGTTTCTGTTGTAAGAATCTTCACTCTCACTGGGTTAAATGAGACAATGGACCACAGAACTGCAATATTCTCGCTCACTTTAGTGTATTActgtgtggttttatttttaaacatctccCTCATTGTCATTATTGTCTTGAACGAAAACTTGCATGAACCCATGTATGTTTTACTTTGCTGTGTTTGCATTAATGCAGTTTATGGCACGACCGGTTTCTACCCTAAATTCCTGTTAGACCTGCTGTCATTTTCTCAGGAAATCTCATACGACTGGTGTCTCTTTCAAGCTTTTATCATGTACTCCTTTGCGTGCTGTGAGCTGTCTATCCTGGCCGTCATGGCCTACGACCGGTACCTGGCCATCTGTCGGCCGCTGCACTACCACACATTGATGACCAGGAGGAGACTCTCTCAGCTGGTGAGTTTCTCCTGGCTCACTCCTTTCTGCATTTTCTCCATCAGTATTCTGCTCACATCCAGACTGGAGCTATGCAGGTTGACGATTAAGAGACTCTTCTGTGTGAACTGGATCATTGTTCAGCTCGCCTGCCCCGACAGCAGCACCCTATCAAATAACATTGTTTCATATGCAACAATTTTAATCTATGTCTCTCATGGCTTTTTCATCGTTTGGACTTACATGCACCTCGTGCGAACATGTGCAACCTCCAAAGAAAACAGGGTGAAGTTCATGCAGACGTGCGTGCCTCATTTGATCTCTATGACCACTTTCCTGACTGTGATTGTTTTTGATTTGATGTATATGCGCTTTGGCTCTGCAGAAATGCCCCAAAGCCTTCAAAACTTCATCGCCATAGAGTTTCTGGTCTTTCCCCCGATGATGAACCCTTTGATATACGGATTCAAATTGACCAAAATACGAAACACAATACTGAGCTTAATTTATGTGAGAATACaataattgtaatttatttatttagttttattgatagagcttttttattttccatcatcACTTTGTGATGAAGCTTTGTGTGCAACGCATGTAGGATGTTTCTCACAATCTCAAAGGTAAACAAAGGACATTGTGAGACaccaattttattatttatttgtcatttattgTTCCAGTGTGTTTGTCTTATAAATTAGCTGTTTTAATGCTGCATTAATGCCAAGTAAATGTTATTTACATTGCAGTTGTCTCCATCATAGTTTTTTAGGAACCCTGCCTGAACAAGGGTTTGCCAAAACTGTGGAGATACAGTGACATTTACCTAATAAACTAGCAGTAAAACGCCTTGAAGTTTTTTGGTTGTAAATTTAAATATgctccaaatatatatatatatatatatatatatagtaaaacaTTGAATATTACCAATCTGAGGTTCCTGATGTTTCTGAGGGAATCTAAGGTTTATCATAATTGTCAGGAGTCTGTATAGTTTCAGAGACttctaatgtttttctttttgactcaGCTTATTTTCATGTTCTGACTTTATTCCTTGGTCCGGTTCTCGCACCGATATTGGCCCAAGGTAATGATCCCTGTGCATACCCTTAAGGGGGGAAAAGGCTCTGATCGCAGCTCCCAGTGCTCCACCTTCAGCTCTTAGTTAGCCTCAAGTTGCCTTTGGTGATTTCCGGTCTCCCTCCATGAGCCCAGAGGACAGAGAAAACTGGTTGTTACATGTATGAATAAGCAGACAATCCAGTGAATGTATAAATTTAACACATACAGACATTCGATAGATTGAtaattaaatgtataattttgcgaTTATGTTTGTTGTGAAGTATGAAGAAGTGAACCTTAATTAATCATACTTTGATCCCTTCTCCTTCCTATAGAGCTTAACAGCATCAATCTTCCTTTTTCCTACTATACTTATGAGTCAATACTACTGTAAAGTCCATTAAGTAATCAAATAAA
This genomic interval carries:
- the LOC105916463 gene encoding olfactory receptor 4Q2-like, with protein sequence MDNVSVVRIFTLTGLNETMDHRTAIFSLTLVYYCVVLFLNISLIVIIVLNENLHEPMYVLLCCVCINAVYGTTGFYPKFLLDLLSFSQEISYDWCLFQAFIMYSFACCELSILAVMAYDRYLAICRPLHYHTLMTRRRLSQLVSFSWLTPFCIFSISILLTSRLELCRLTIKRLFCVNWIIVQLACPDSSTLSNNIVSYATILIYVSHGFFIVWTYMHLVRTCATSKENRVKFMQTCVPHLISMTTFLTVIVFDLMYMRFGSAEMPQSLQNFIAIEFLVFPPMMNPLIYGFKLTKIRNTILSLIYVRIQ